The following are from one region of the Oncorhynchus nerka isolate Pitt River linkage group LG8, Oner_Uvic_2.0, whole genome shotgun sequence genome:
- the LOC115127388 gene encoding zinc finger protein 629-like encodes MKSECDQEDPLQSLTLPQTQTVDNRERDPKQVDLTPFVTVTHLKGLYIPCDPQDNQNNLPSHSSTLSSDPAALDSIPPLDPSPPLDPSPPLDPSPPLDPSPPLDPSPPLDPSPPLDPSPPLDPSPPLDPSPPLEPSPPLDPSPPLEPSPPLDPNLSMGEHYSKPSTTSKKPHHCRDCGEMFALKADLKSHATLFKERLSECHFCRKRYNSTCKVMAHVRLCHGRKPCTSPVCCKTFKLKGDLSKHMRIHTGEKSFSCGDSAKSFNQKGNLRNHKLTHTGEKSFSCADCGKSFNQKGSLKKHTLTHTGEKPFSCSDCGESFIQKGNLRSHKLTHTGEKPFSCDDCGKSFNQKSNLLTHVINIHKGGKQDKLKERTL; translated from the coding sequence TCTTCCCCAAACTCAAACTGTGGATAACAGAGAGCGTGACCCTAAACAAGTGGATCTTACACCTTTTGTTACTGTGACCCACCTTAAGGGTCTCTACATTCCCTGTGACCCTCAAGATAATCAAAACAATCTACCCAGCCACAGCTCAACCTTAAGCAGCGACCCAGCAGCACTTGACAGCATCCCGCCATTGGATCCCAGCCCACCATTGGATCCCAGCCCGCCATTGGATCCCAGCCCACCATTGGATCCCAGCCCGCCATTGGATCCCAGCCCACCATTGGATCCCAGCCCACCATTGGATCCCAGCCCACCATTGGATCCCAGCCCACCATTGGATCCCAGCCCACCATTGGAACCCAGCCCTCCATTGGATCCCAGCCCACCATTGGAACCCAGCCCTCCATTGGATCCAAACCTATCAATGGGGGAACACTATTCCAAACCCAGCACCACGTCTAAAAAACCTCACCACTGCCGTGACTGTGGTGAAATGTTTGCTCTGAAAGCTGACCTGAAGAGTCATGCGACTCTCTTCAAGGAGAGACTTAGCGAATGCCACTTCTGCAGAAAACGCTACAATTCCACCTGTAAAGTGATGGCCCATGTCCGACTCTGTCACGGTAGGAAACCCTGCACCAGCCCTGTTTGTTGCAAGACTTTCAAACTTAAAGGAGATCTGTCCAAGCACATGAGgattcacacaggggagaaatcaTTTAGCTGTGGAGACTCTGCGAAAAGCTTCAATCAGAAGGGGAATCTAAGGAACCATAAactgactcacacaggagagaaatcattTAGCTGTGCtgactgtgggaaaagcttcaATCAGAAAGGGTCCCTAAAGAAGCATACactgactcacacaggagagaaaccatttagctGTAGTGACTGTGGGGAAAGCTTCATTCAGAAGGGGAACCTTAGAAGCCATAAactgactcacacaggagagaaaccatttagctgtgATGATTGCGGGAAAAGCTTCAATCAAAAGTCTAATTTACTGACACATGTTATAAACATCCACAAAGGAGGAAAACAGGATAAGCTGAAAGAAAGAACATTATGA